A window of the Nocardia sp. NBC_01329 genome harbors these coding sequences:
- a CDS encoding DivIVA domain-containing protein, which produces MTPEEVHEIAFTRAPFGRRGYREQDVDELLDLVAAALQGRATLTGETLGRGFRAPSGVFGRGYHPDQVDAFVERVRHEFGL; this is translated from the coding sequence ATGACTCCCGAGGAAGTTCACGAGATCGCTTTTACACGAGCGCCATTCGGGCGCCGAGGGTACCGGGAACAGGATGTCGACGAGCTACTGGACCTCGTCGCCGCCGCACTGCAGGGCCGCGCCACACTCACCGGCGAGACCCTCGGTCGCGGGTTCCGCGCCCCGTCGGGAGTGTTCGGGCGCGGCTATCACCCGGATCAAGTGGATGCCTTTGTGGAACGCGTCCGTCACGAATTCGGCCTCTGA
- the yajC gene encoding preprotein translocase subunit YajC, with amino-acid sequence MDLLFPLILVALLVPMFLGMRRQKKEADKVAQMQDSLKVGDRVTTTSGLYGTVIEADDTSVDLEIAEDVVTTWLRAAIRDVRTDGETAGDAEETPGTDAEGAESTDSPAAPAAEETPEQTQTRLTKD; translated from the coding sequence ATGGATCTGCTGTTTCCGCTCATACTGGTCGCGTTGCTGGTGCCGATGTTTCTCGGCATGCGCCGCCAGAAGAAAGAGGCCGACAAAGTCGCCCAGATGCAGGACAGTCTGAAGGTCGGTGACCGGGTCACCACCACCTCGGGCCTGTACGGCACCGTGATCGAGGCCGACGACACCAGTGTCGATCTCGAGATCGCCGAGGACGTCGTGACGACCTGGCTGCGTGCCGCGATCCGCGATGTGCGGACCGACGGCGAGACCGCCGGTGACGCCGAGGAGACCCCCGGTACGGATGCCGAGGGCGCCGAGTCCACCGACTCGCCCGCTGCCCCCGCCGCCGAGGAGACCCCCGAGCAGACCCAAACCCGGCTGACCAAGGACTGA